CTGTCCGACGGCGCCATCGCGTCGCTCCAGCAATTGGGCACACCGGACGCGGTGAAGGCCGTGGTGGTGGGCGCCGTCACGTACGAGGCCGTGGAGGGCATCAGCGCGAACAGCCGGCGCGTCCGCGTCGTCCTGCGCTTCGAGGCCAACTACACGGAGGTCACCTCCGGCTCCGAGCAGAGCTGGTACGTCGCGGAGGAGTGGCTGCTGGAGCGCGACGCGTCCGCGAAGTCCCGGGCGCCCGAGGACGCGCGTGCGTTCAAGTGCCCGAACTGCGGCGCGCCGCTGGAGTCCGTGCACGGCCACAAGTGCTCGTACTGCGACACGGTGGTGAACACCGGCGAGTTCGACTGGGTGGTGACGCGCGTGGGCTCGCTGGAGCGCGAGCGGCGCGGCCCCCAGCTCACCGGCACCACGGAGGAGCAGGGCACGGAGCTGCCCACCGTGAAGGACTCGCGCGCGCAGGAGCGGCTGAACGCGCTCTTGCATGACGACCCGGAAGCGACGCCGCTGGCGCTGCGCAAGCGCCTGGAGTTCATCTTCCACGAGATGCAGACCGCGTGGGCCGCGCGCGAATGGAAGGGCATGCGGCCCTTCCTCAGCGACAACCTCTTCCAGACGCAGCTGTACTGGATCAACGCCTACCGTGAAGCGGGCCTGCGCAACATCACGGAGAACGCGCACATCACGAACATCGTGCTCGCTCGGGTGACGCGGGATGAGTACTTCGACGCCGTCACCCTGCGCGTGTTCGCGTCCAGCCTGGACTACACGGTGCGGGACCGGGACGGACAGGTCGTGGGCGGCAGCCGTTCCCGGGAGCGCGCCTACAGCGAATACTGGACGCTCATCCGCGGCCGGGGCGTGCGGGGCAAGCCCTCCACGCAGAAGCAGTGCCCGTCGTGCGGCGCGCCGTTGTCCATCAACATGGCGGGCCACTGCACGCACTGCCAGGCGCGCGTGACGTCCGGCGAGTTCGACTGGGTGCTCAGCCGCATCGAACAGGATGAGGCGTACCAGGGCTGAGCCATGCACACGCCCCATTGGTTTTCGTTGGTTGGTCTCCTCGTCACGGCCACTCCGGCCGCCTCGGCTCCCCAGTCCTTCGGAGATTGGTTCGATGCGCGCGTGAAGGCGGAGAAGGCCGTCGTCCGCGAGCGCTTCCAGCTCGACCTGGATGGGGATGGCCGGGCGGACGCTGTCGTTTGTTACGACTTCAAGGAGTCAGAAGGCCCCGGCACCACGACGCCCGTCATCCTGGTGGGGCTGGCCACCGGCGAGCGCTTCGCCATGCGTGGCGGGGGACTGGGGCCCATTGACCATGTCGGGTGTCCCAGCGCGCCGTCATCGCAGACGAAGGGCCGGCCAGGCTCCCTCTACCTCGGCGGCAATGGCCTGACGGGTTACGTGGGAGGGGTGTCCCTGCTGTTCGACAACAAGGGGCCCCTGCTCGTGGGAGGCAGCACCGGTGACCGGTACCACGCGTGGAGCATGGACCTGATCTCCCAGAGGACGGAGCTCTCGTCCTACGAATACTCCGAATCGCAGACCGAGGACCCCGTCCCGAGCCGGTCCGCCGCGATGCTCGCCTCCGGTACGCAGGAGCCCGCGCCGCCCGCGCCGGTCTGGGTGAGCTGGGGGAAGAAGAACTGGAGCGGCGACGCGGACGCGGGCCTGAAGGTGCAGTGGCTGCGCAAGGGCGCCACGGTGACGGTCATCGCGACGCTCCGCGACGACCAGCCGGTGCCCGCCGCGGATGCCAGCGCGAAGGCCATCCTCGGTGCGGATCACCTGGAGCTGTGGTGGAGCGAACCGAATGGGGACTCCACTCGCGCGGTGCAGCTGGGCGTGGCGCGCACCGCCGGCGGCAAGCCCGTCGCCACGTGGTTCCAGCCTCCCGGGCGCAAGGACAAGGCGCTTCCCTCCATCCGGTGGACCGCTCCTGACCGGTTCGAGGTGGACCTCCCCGTGAGCTGGCTGGTTCCCAAGCCGAGGGAAGGGGCCGTGGTCCATGACGGCGACATGGAGCCACCGTCGGCGCTCGCGGCCTTCACGGTCGTC
This DNA window, taken from Corallococcus coralloides DSM 2259, encodes the following:
- a CDS encoding TIM44-like domain-containing protein, whose amino-acid sequence is MRRSQSVLLLAVALFLGLGLASLPDAEARPGGGSSYRGSSRSSSSSRSSSSSRSSSSSSSRSSSFGSSSSRSSSSYSSGPRAYSSGGYSSGGSSSDGGGAFGGFCLLIVIMGVVAIVVMNVKSGAGQQDWSTTTPHAPPPPQRQGSLRTKLARLARVGPKGSDGSTQPLDPEFSIVLFEDFVYSLFARVHEARGGDRLDTLGGWLSDGAIASLQQLGTPDAVKAVVVGAVTYEAVEGISANSRRVRVVLRFEANYTEVTSGSEQSWYVAEEWLLERDASAKSRAPEDARAFKCPNCGAPLESVHGHKCSYCDTVVNTGEFDWVVTRVGSLERERRGPQLTGTTEEQGTELPTVKDSRAQERLNALLHDDPEATPLALRKRLEFIFHEMQTAWAAREWKGMRPFLSDNLFQTQLYWINAYREAGLRNITENAHITNIVLARVTRDEYFDAVTLRVFASSLDYTVRDRDGQVVGGSRSRERAYSEYWTLIRGRGVRGKPSTQKQCPSCGAPLSINMAGHCTHCQARVTSGEFDWVLSRIEQDEAYQG